The following are encoded together in the Populus trichocarpa isolate Nisqually-1 chromosome 5, P.trichocarpa_v4.1, whole genome shotgun sequence genome:
- the LOC7469222 gene encoding tubby-like F-box protein 8 isoform X1, translated as MSFRSIVRDMRDGFGSLSRRSFEVRLPGHFRGKSHGSACELLDQPVVIQDSPWAGLPPELLRDVIKRLEASESTWPARKHVVACASVCRAWREMCKEIVRSPEFSGKITFPVSLKQPGPRDGTVQCFIKRDKSNLTYHLFLCLSPALLVENGKFLLSAKRSRRTTCTEYVISMDADNISKSSSTYIGKLRSNFLGTKFIIYDTQPPYNNAQLAPPGRSRRFYSKKVSPKVPTGSYNIAHVTYELNVLGTRGPRRMHCTMHSIPVSSLEPGGSVPGQPELLPCSLEDSFRSISFSKSIDNSTEFSSSRFSNIVGPREEDEEGKERPLVLRNKSPRWHEQLQCWCLNFRGRVSVASVKNFQLVAATQPAAGAPTPSQPAQSDHDKVILQFGKVGKDMFTMDYRYPLSAFQAFAICLSSFDTKLACE; from the exons ATGTCATTCCGTAGTATAGTTCGTGACATGAGGGATGGATTTGGGAGCTTGTCGAGGCGGAGTTTTGAGGTCAGGCTGCCAGGTCATTTCAGAGGGAAATCTCATGGCTCAGCATGTGAGTTGCTTGACCAGCCTGTGGTCATTCAGGATAGTCCTTGGGCTGGTCTTCCGCCAGAATTACTGCGAGATGTGATCAAGAGATTGGAGGCAAGTGAGAGCACATGGCCTGCTCGCAAGCATGTTGTTGCTTGTGCTTCTGTGTGCAGGGCTTGGAGGGAAATGTGTAAAGAAATTGTAAGAAGTCCAGAGTTCTCTGGGAAGATCACCTTCCCTGTTTCCCTGAAGCAG CCAGGGCCCAGGGATGGAACCGTCCAGTGTTTCATAAAGAGGGACAAATCAAACTTAACTTACCATCTTTTCCTTTGCCTTAGCCCTG CTTTGCTTGTTGAAAATGGAAAATTTCTTCTGTCTGCAAAACGTTCTCGGAGAACTACTTGCACAGAATATGTAATTTCCATGGATGCAgacaacatatcaaaatcaagcaGCACATATATTGGAAAACTAAG GTCAAATTTTCTGGGaaccaaatttataatttatgacaCGCAGCCCCCCTATAATAATGCTCAGCTTGCCCCACCTGGCCGAAGCCGTAGGTTCTACTCAAAGAAAGTTTCTCCAAAGGTTCCTACAGGCAGCTATAACATTGCTCATGTTACATATGAGCTGAATGTGCTTGGCACCCGGGGTCCACGAAGGATGCACTGCACCATGCACTCAATCCCTGTATCATCCCTTGAGCCTGGTGGTTCTGTCCCAGGCCAGCCTGAGCTCCTACCTTGCTCCCTTGAAGACTCATTTCGGAGCATTTCCTTTTCGAAATCAATTGACAATTCAACTGAGTTTAGCAGTTCCCGGTTCTCCAACATTGTTGGGCCTCGAGAAGAAGATGAGGAGGGAAAGGAGAGACCACTGGTCCTCCGGAACAAGTCACCAAGATGGCATGAACAGTTGCAGTGCTGGTGCCTTAATTTCCGTGGGAGAGTGTCGGTTGCCTCTGTCAAGAACTTTCAGCTTGTTGCTGCAACGCAGCCTGCTGCTGGTGCACCAACACCTTCGCAGCCTGCTCAATCTGATCATGACAAGGTGATTCTTCAATTTGGTAAGGTTGGCAAAGATATGTTCACCATGGATTACCGGTATCCTTTGTCTGCATTCCAGGCTTTTGCTATCTGCTTGAGCAGCTTTGACACTAAATTGGCATgtgaatag
- the LOC7469222 gene encoding tubby-like F-box protein 8 isoform X2, whose product MDADNISKSSSTYIGKLRSNFLGTKFIIYDTQPPYNNAQLAPPGRSRRFYSKKVSPKVPTGSYNIAHVTYELNVLGTRGPRRMHCTMHSIPVSSLEPGGSVPGQPELLPCSLEDSFRSISFSKSIDNSTEFSSSRFSNIVGPREEDEEGKERPLVLRNKSPRWHEQLQCWCLNFRGRVSVASVKNFQLVAATQPAAGAPTPSQPAQSDHDKVILQFGKVGKDMFTMDYRYPLSAFQAFAICLSSFDTKLACE is encoded by the exons ATGGATGCAgacaacatatcaaaatcaagcaGCACATATATTGGAAAACTAAG GTCAAATTTTCTGGGaaccaaatttataatttatgacaCGCAGCCCCCCTATAATAATGCTCAGCTTGCCCCACCTGGCCGAAGCCGTAGGTTCTACTCAAAGAAAGTTTCTCCAAAGGTTCCTACAGGCAGCTATAACATTGCTCATGTTACATATGAGCTGAATGTGCTTGGCACCCGGGGTCCACGAAGGATGCACTGCACCATGCACTCAATCCCTGTATCATCCCTTGAGCCTGGTGGTTCTGTCCCAGGCCAGCCTGAGCTCCTACCTTGCTCCCTTGAAGACTCATTTCGGAGCATTTCCTTTTCGAAATCAATTGACAATTCAACTGAGTTTAGCAGTTCCCGGTTCTCCAACATTGTTGGGCCTCGAGAAGAAGATGAGGAGGGAAAGGAGAGACCACTGGTCCTCCGGAACAAGTCACCAAGATGGCATGAACAGTTGCAGTGCTGGTGCCTTAATTTCCGTGGGAGAGTGTCGGTTGCCTCTGTCAAGAACTTTCAGCTTGTTGCTGCAACGCAGCCTGCTGCTGGTGCACCAACACCTTCGCAGCCTGCTCAATCTGATCATGACAAGGTGATTCTTCAATTTGGTAAGGTTGGCAAAGATATGTTCACCATGGATTACCGGTATCCTTTGTCTGCATTCCAGGCTTTTGCTATCTGCTTGAGCAGCTTTGACACTAAATTGGCATgtgaatag